The sequence below is a genomic window from Hippocampus zosterae strain Florida chromosome 15, ASM2543408v3, whole genome shotgun sequence.
CAACAACGATATTATTTCCCTGGCAAGGCCTTGAAAGGCGACCCGCACGTCTAAACGGATCTCCCATTTGTGTGGAGAGCAGCGGATTGATTGTTGTCCCCATCTCTCTTGCGCACATGCTCTCACTTTGATCCCAGACGATCCACCGCCGGGCTGATTCTCTCTTACCTTGACAACTATCagccagagttttttttttttgtccggttGTCTCTGCTATTTACACAAAAGAGGGCACAACAAAAGCCCGTGTGCGTGCTCACGCGCAAGGTGTTTCTAGTGCTCTAGCCACACAAAGGCGAGGGATGAATGGAAGCCCACCTTCATTGAAGCAAGAATCACTCTTGTCCGTCCACATGGTGATGAATTCAGCTGctcttatttgtgtgtgtgtgttttcaaactCTCGCTCATGGTCATCAAGACTCCATTTCTTATACAGAACATCAATAAAGCAACGACAAGTGTTGGGACAGTCAAAATTAGaccatattttttaatatttgtccATAGAGTTCTTTTCTCAGGATTTAGAGATAACAGAAGAAATAAATGCACATGTCGTGTCCAATATTCAAATTTTTGTTCCACTGTAATTGTGTTATTTCCCCGCCCCCAAACAGTCTATTGTCATTATCGTGTCTCCTTTCTTTTAGTTGAGGCGTATGTGGAAATTCGCCTTTTTTGGTATTGTTCATTTTTACTGTGGTGAAGTGAAGGCCTTCTGTTAAAATAACAGAGAATCAAGcccgctttattttatttttacatctaCGCAAATGTGTTTGTAGCGTTGGAAAGTTGACTAAGTTAAGAATTTGAACATTTAGGGGTCGCTGCGTTCATTTTCCCATGACGTTGAGGTACATTTTGCTTACATGTCcacttatttgttttgtttttttccccagttccATCTGGCCGTTTGAGGGCAGCCATTGTGCTCACATGGCCGCAGGGCGGAAAGAAGTTTGGCACCCCTTGCTCCACATGGCGGGAAGTGAAAGTACAAATAATGCAGGTAGGAATCGGCAccatggcttgaaaaaaaaggggggggcgggcggaGGGTTAGAGCGAAAGCAAAATAATTCTTTCAATGGCCAAATCCAATTCCCGTGAGTATTTGCAGTTGAAGAAGCATTTGGATCtcaacacaacaacaaccaccCCAGAAACAACAACGGGATTTAATGGAATCTGCTTATGCGCTGTTCTCAACTGCAGCCTCACTGAGAAAAACATCATTTGGGATTAAGTGGGCTGCTTTTGTAATTCCTCGTGTAAAACGCCTCCATCCTGATTATATCTCATGCCATTTATTTTCGGGACAGCCTTTATGTGCTTGGTATTTACCGTCATAGACAACGATTGACCTCAAATCTGGCGGCGCGGTGGTTTGCTGCATTGATCCTAAAAAGATGACATTCAAAGTCCCATTTTTAAAGTGATGACAAAAGGCAAATGGATACATGTCAGGCTTAGCGATATAtgcaagcaaataaaaaaaaaagaaaattgagttGAGTGAATTGGTCTAAAGCCAAGGGGTTCAAGTCATTATTGACGCGGATGCTTCGCGCCGTTGAAAGCAAACCAATGCGCCGCTCTCTGTCCAGTCAGTCGGCCATCCATAGAAAGTGAACATGAAAAGTACGCAGTCGACTGGATCAGCGAGTCAACTCGTATATTCCAAACACAACCGCCGCATTCCTGTGTAGtaggaaaataaatcaaattgaagCTGGCTTAGCGCtctgttcccccccccacccccctaataAAAAACTGATTCCACAGTCCCCTGCTGGAACTATTTGACCGACCTTGCATTTTTCGCCAAAGCTGCTTTTAAGATGAAGCGCTTTGATGGAATCTGTTCTCACTTTAAGCTTGATCTCGGCTGCTATTTCTGAGCTCTTGCCGCGCGCGCCTTGGAAGGGGCACCGTTGCGCCACGTAATAGCCATGTCGTGTCTCTTCAACaccaatgtttttgtcatgtacaCGCACTTGCGGGAATGGGGTCATCCCATTGAAAATGACAACGCGTAATCCACTGGCGGCAGATTGATACATCGGAGATTAATCGAAAATCTTGTCCGCGAAAGCCGTCGTTTGTTGTGACTCAAAAGCTACGTAGGGTTGGGGAGTTGGATGGATTGAAGATGTTCATGAAAGAACTTCTGAAAATAGGTTGAAGTGGTGAAAAAAAGAGTCCAAACGCCATGACCGAGCCCCCGAAACAGAGCTTTTATTTCCTAAATCTTTTTGAGAAATCTTGAAGATTAAAATGAAAGGTCCACACTCGACTCGGTTCTCgaatgttttatttcaaatccaaCGCGGTGGTGTACAAAGGCAAATTCATCATTCAAAATGGGTCAAGTTTTCCATTTTGCCATCCGGGTGTTAATTACAACAGCAATTCACATTTGTGAACATTTCCCTAGATTTGTTTGACCATCTGTTTTGAGTGCTGGTGCACCGCCTCCACGAAAGCACCCACGTTCTCCGGGTCCATGTCGGGATAAAGGCCGTGGCCCAGATTGGCAATATAGCCTCTGGTGCCGAAACCTTCCAGCATGTTCTTCACGATATCTGAAATGCGTTCCTGGaacggggagagagagagaaagagctcAGCCAAGGTTCGAATAACAACAAAAGTACGTTTGCTGTACACCGTCCATAAAAtagagaggataaagaatgtttGCAGGGAGGCTGAAAATGAGCGTGGCCGAATTTTCTAAACGACGACGGTTCTCTTTGTTGTCTCGCGAGTCATTTCCATGCACACCCACAAACTACGGATGTGTCAATTCGAGCCACAGACGGGTTGCTTTCTTACCTTGGGAGCGTAAAGTGCACATGGGTCCATGTTTCCCTGAAGGCTAACTTTCCCTCCTGTCCGCTCACTGaattggaaaacacacacagagcctCCTTCAGATGCAAATACTTGAGGCGTTTCAGAGAATTCAACCAAATCGAATCTTCCAATCAAATCTTCCTAAAATAGGAGCTGTAAGGATAATTTACTGAACTATCCCGAATCGTCAGTCTCGCAAAATAGAATACGTTGGCCCAGCTGTCTTGTGTCCATCTTGAACTCCACataattctgtgtgtgtgtgtgtgtgtgtgtgtgtgcgttaccGTGCTAAACGTGGGTCAATGGTCCAGTCAAGCCCGACCACTTCGTAATGAGACTGAGACAGGGCTTCTAGGGCATAATGAGCATCCTTTGCAAAAACGAtctgtgtgcacacacacacacaaaattaatagtgaacaattttgagtgtgaTCCTGAAGGCGCAACTCGTTGGTGCAATGCTGCCATCTATTGGCTAAAAAAATTATAACAACGACATGTTGGGCAATTCTTCATGAAGCCTTGAGAAATCGATGATAATGGAAACAAAGCATTGCAAACCACAATGCGGATAATTCGAAGAAAAGAAAGAATCATGTAGTCAAGTCAAGGGAATGAAACGGAGACACTGTGATATTCGGCCGAAGGTCCCCTTGCGTGTGCGCTGGCGTTCTCTCACCATGGGAACTTCCTGTCGTGCCTCATTGAGTTTCTCTTTGACGCGGCGAGCAATGTCATGAAGATAAGGGAGAGAGAACGTTTGAAACTCCAGCGGCCCCAAGATGCCGGCGTGGGACTCGAACACCTGCAAAGCCTGGACAGCCAAGGACGAGTCAGTCAGAaatttgaaatgacaaatgTGGAGCAGGAGCTTCCAAGTTCAGGAAAACGGGATACTGTATCGTGCAAGATGATGTTCCGGTTAAACTAACGGCTACGCAAATGTTAGACGGGAAACGTTCTGTCGAAGTGAAACCGGCTGATGAGTGACCACGCTAGGTTGCGCAGGAGTTAAATTTGGGGCCCATTCTCCATTTTCCACGAAGCCTCATCGTACTGGCACGAGAGGACAAAGTCTGACCTGGGCTCCCGCCGCCACCTGGCCCAGCAGGTACTCGACTATCACGTCGGTGAGCATCTTGAGCAGCATGTGGCTGGCCTCGGGATGTCGAAACAGCCAACGCTTGGCCTTGGAGTGGGTGTTGGAACCGCCGCCCTCTATCATATAAGACATCAGCGTCCACTGTTCAGGGAACGCAAATGAATTAAGGACAGAAGTGGCGAGAAGTCAAGCCTTCCAGACCGGTCTCGGAACATTACCGGCGCTCCGGTGAATCCCATCAGTGGCACTTTGCCCTCAATCTTGTGCCTGGTCAGCGTGATGGCTTGGAAAACGTAACCCAGTTCTTTGGCGATGTCCACTTTGGCACGCAGACGCTGCAGGTCTTCTGGCTCCTTCAGAGGCTCTGGGAATGTAGGACCTTTGCCTGGCACCATCTGGACATCCATACCCATTGCCTGAAGGgaggaagggagagagagaaggaaagaCGAATGAGCGCCGTGCATTTAATCTTAACCGGCGGGGGATTGGTTTGGCAAATATGAGACGAGATATTGATCAAACTTTATAATATTGCCCCGTTCCCCCATCCATACCTTAAAATGGGCTGCCTGAGGTGCGCGTGTTTAATCAAATCAACACCATATGGTTAAGTTTACCTGTGGAACGACGAGGATGTCCGAAAAGATGATGGCGGCATCAAATGGAAAACGCCTCAAAGGCTAAAAGACAGAGCGGTTCAATTTAAATGATAATACTACATAGTAacacagaataataataatcatcatcatgacGCATAAATAGTAAATTAATTCATTTGCCCCTCCCCCGGTTGGTTGCAAAAGCTGGAATTGGCTCAGTGGAACATGGGGCGGAGCTAAATGTCACTTTCATGACAGGTCAGACACCTGAAAAAGGGTTCAGTTCAGCAAGCCAACAAATATGTTGCCAATGCGTGGGATTTTCCCACACAGCCATGACACCAGCATGGTGTGAAAACATCTGGGAAATTGTGAAAAGAATGTATCAAAAGTGACttcatttattacattttaaaacatcaaaTGTCACTTACTCAGCAGGTTGAAGCATAACAACAAACGCTTCGAGGTCGGACACAAAGTGGCAAGCAGGAGTGAAACTTGAAAGTTATCAAGTAATTTATTCACGTCATATAGCAAAGAGCAATGGCATACCTGTAACGTAAGCTCGCAGCAGGCGTCTGGCGACCGGCATGTTTCAAAAAAGTCTTTACCTGCCCTGAATTCACGAAACTCTGCAAATGTGACCAAATATTACTCATTGCAATGGATGCTGCATAGTTGAACCAGCTGTCTGGTTTGTGGAATAGAGCAGCAAAGAGCTCCCCGTACCAGGTAGGTATCTTCCAGCCTGTCTCATACACCAGACGGGGACATGCTCGGTTTGTTCACCTCGAGCTGCTCGTAGGAACGTGTCATTCTGGAGTTGAGGGAAGTCTTCGGGCCTGGACGGAATATCACAATGTTAAAGTTACaaaatggcttcttttttttaaagacaatgtCTCAGAGTGAAGTTCAGTTATCTAAACTACAGTCGTCCCACCCTCCACTGGTGGCAAGGACAGATAAGACGAGCACATCTTATCAACCTCCCAATACCATTGAaacagttgggggggggggggggggggcagtgacaGGCATGTCATGCATCCCGAaattccactaaaggtgaaacAACGGTGAATATAGTAGCATTATTGAGGAGCCATGCGATTATACtgcactagctggttcgctgccctccgggcggctcttcagctagttcctgcggaaggctggtaaggtgggcctttggcccacaaaagtgttgttgcttggttcaactttttgttcatcttcattgcttatcgcgaaaataaagagatgtttagctctactaaataactaacaatttcattgcaatgcttgtgggtagacaacattatttcgctaagatgcccgcgagatcgtagtgagccactgcctgagcggcgcagtggcggtcgctaagatgcccgcgagatcgtagtgagccactgcctgagcggcgcagtggcggcgcgcagcggcgcggtgaagtaggtacgttttgaaaagggacagacggaaggacagaccgcgtgcgggacgacgcgcaataaatATATAGATTGCTATCATCCTATTTGTGGGCAGGTAAATTGTAAAAGTAAAACAACAGCGAAGGTTTTTATTTGAAAGGCTTGTCAACAAGGACGTGCCCGAAAACGAGCCATGCTTTCATAACAATGACGGATACGAACGGCAGGATCACGATGGTAAGAGTACAATCCAAAGCGGACTACTCACAGGATGAATTCGCCCTTGCTCATGTCGGCCAACCTGAAGAACAGAGGATCTTTCTTGAGGAAGATGTCAAGTGAGACACGCACCACCTCGACTGACACTTCCCACTCGCTCAGTTTCCCACAGCAACTGTCACTTGCAGGGCGCGGCCATTTTGGACCCGCGTGACCAATCCGGAAActacacttcaaaataaaacggtaGCAGCACAACGTATACCATGTCATTATCAgtaattagaaaaataaaataatattttgtttcacCAATTACTGAGTTGCCAGTTTGAATTGCCATTTTTAATGATGCAGAATCATAATATAATGCATATATGAGAGAATATAAGACTGCAGTATTGTGGTTGACTGCTGACTTTTGTGAACGTGGCATAGGTCCGGGTGGTGTACATTGGAGGGGGGCTCTCTCAATGTCTGTCGTGTGACAGAGTCTCCCTTTTACTTAAAATTAGTTGGGATAGACTCAATTTCCGCACAAACCAAGTTCTtgttgaaaatgcatggatggaataTATAAATTACATATTGTCGACATATCACCATTGTATTTGTAACATAcataatgcaaaaacaaaataacagagTATCCAAATCATCACGCAGCAAACAAAAGCTACACCATTCAACAAATCTTTTCATGCCTTCAACAGTTTTGAGTCCTCCTTTGGCTAAATTGAGATTTAACactcaagtaccggtaatagtATTTAAACTTATCAGCAATGCAGGCTCATGGCTTAAAAAAGGAAGCTGAAGTACTTCAACATGAAGCAGGTTATACACTTGACCAGTCACTGAAACATGCAAATCAAGCACCCttatgaaaaaggaaaaaaaaggcagttgcAATGTCAACGCATTATGCAGGTTGACATTTCGGTTAAAACTTATTTGCTATGGAACCACATGATCATGTTTTCACTCGGGtttaggaaaataaaaactacaaatTGCAATTGGGACGATGAACACCTATTTAGATTTTATGTATGCCTTAATTTAAATGGTACCGATAAAATATGCATTTATATTTCACTTGATAAATTTTCAAAGAGAATTTCCAATTGATACAGTTTGTGTTCATGTTGAATTTGTCCTCTAACATCGGAAATCTTAAAGATGGTGAATTTTTTAACTCTCTCTCATATCATTTCAACATGATGCGAAGCCTCGAAGCAAATgtcaattaaaatcaaaataaaaaaatgacagagcAGTACAATTATTCTACTTATGTTCCTGTGGTGTGGTGGAGACATTTTCACAATTAACTTTCATAAATACAACGCCTCGAGTGACCGCAGTCAAAACCGCAGCTCTGCGCAAGGAAGAATTTCTCCGACAACCTCTAAGGTTGTTGCTGATACTGTTGCTCGGTGGAAGTGCAATAGTCATCGAGGACGCTCTGCATGTAATCAAAAGTGGGCCTGTCATCCGGCGCGCTCTTCCAGCAGGACATCATGATGTTGTACAGTTCGGCGGGACAGTTGTCGGGGCAGGGCATCCGGTAGCCACGCTGCACTGAGGACATCACCTCCGCTTTTGTCAtgcctgaacaaaatacaccgACAAGGAAGGAGGTGCTGGTCAAATGCAGTTCAACTGGTCGAGTTGCGGTCAGAAGGCAAAAGAGGTCCAGTCGTTGATCAATATACTCTCTCTCGCAGCGGGAACAAATGCAGATaacgttgagttttttttctctccggcCGCACGACTGTCGTTTCTACCAACTGTCAAACACCGGTGTGCTAAACGTGGCATTTCGACACTTGAGGGAGATTTAGGATATATTAAAATGCTTTAGCGATGGTGGATTTGAGAACATTTCTCACTTTGGCACCAATGCCATTGAGTTCCCTGAATAGGGAGAGCAAGGAATCCAAGCTACTTCGGAGGCTCCGATTGCAATGGGCCTGAAATAAATCGGAACCTCCTCACCGCATAATTCATGCCGTTAGCATCCCATATAAAACCATGCGTACAAACGGATTAAATTTACCGTATGTGTACATATTTAATATACTGTGCATCTGGCTCAGATGAATAATCCATGATATGTATGTCATTATGGCGGACGTAGTTGGATTTGAGTAAATAGCGGTAACTCCAAGATGTAGCATGTATTATATAGTGTGTAAGATGGTTACCGTGGTGCAAAGTACAGTAACACTTTTTAGAGCCGCGACGAGATGAAAAATGAGTCGGTGTAAAGTTGCAATCGTACGGCAAAGATGTGTCAATAAAAATAAGGAATGCTCGAAACAACCCAACAAAAGAGGacatttaattgcatttccGTTGTTTGTGAAACTGCCCTAtgtgggggtggaaaaaaattaagatcctcaatattttaatattttaaaatagtttttaaaaagatggccCAAATAATTCTACGCCATAT
It includes:
- the urod gene encoding uroporphyrinogen decarboxylase, which translates into the protein MSKGEFILPEDFPQLQNDTFLRAARGEQTEHVPVWCMRQAGRYLPEFREFRAGKDFFETCRSPDACCELTLQPLRRFPFDAAIIFSDILVVPQAMGMDVQMVPGKGPTFPEPLKEPEDLQRLRAKVDIAKELGYVFQAITLTRHKIEGKVPLMGFTGAPWTLMSYMIEGGGSNTHSKAKRWLFRHPEASHMLLKMLTDVIVEYLLGQVAAGAQALQVFESHAGILGPLEFQTFSLPYLHDIARRVKEKLNEARQEVPMIVFAKDAHYALEALSQSHYEVVGLDWTIDPRLARERTGGKVSLQGNMDPCALYAPKERISDIVKNMLEGFGTRGYIANLGHGLYPDMDPENVGAFVEAVHQHSKQMVKQI